The following coding sequences lie in one Heliangelus exortis chromosome 8, bHelExo1.hap1, whole genome shotgun sequence genomic window:
- the DYNLT5 gene encoding dynein light chain Tctex-type 5 has protein sequence MDGGDPRSGPRKSFPVAAVDEILRDVLGSSLREQRYEAERCREMVKDIAEVIKARVKELMVPRYKIVVVTHIGQLNEQSMQIGSRCLWDPASDTFSSYVFKNSSLFALAVVYAVYLE, from the exons ATGGATGGCGGCGACCCCCGCTCGG GTCCCCGCAAGAGCTTTCCGGTGGCGGCGGTGGACGAGATCCTGAGGGATGTGTTGGGAAGCTCCCTGAGGGAGCAGCGCTACGAAGCGGAGCGGTGCAGGGAGATGGTGAAGGATATTGCTGAG GTAATTAAAGCTCGGGTGAAGGAGCTGATGGTACCCAGGTACAAGATTGTTGTGGTGACACATATTGGGCAGCTGAATGAGCAGAGCATGCAGATTGGCAGCAGGTGCCTGTGGGATCCTGCAAGTGACACCTTTTCATCCTATGTGTTCAAGAACTCGTCACTGTTTGCTCTTGCAGTTGTCTATGCTGTCTATTTGGAGTGA
- the SGIP1 gene encoding SH3-containing GRB2-like protein 3-interacting protein 1 isoform X1 encodes MKRNLSNEEIARPRRSTPTPDPASKKPGEDPTALAPLFGPPLESAFEEQKLDAAVDQPEIWGSGQPLNPSVESPKLPRPFPTGTPPPLPPKNIPATPPRTGSPLTVGIGGDQAAAAELTSDKLPSISDLDSIFGPVPSPKSAAATAEAKWVNFSDPSPESAPQEPSAREQAGSPPAVAAPQPSSSSSSSSSSSRPLPSPLRLEEVPKKVPEQPHLKEENLEPVASPKDLGPGQRATPPPPPPPTYRTVVSSPGPGTSGTGSASGSSSPARPGTPLATCSTPPPPPPRPPSRPKLPPGKPTVTDVSRPFSPPIHSSSPPPIAPLARAESTSSISSTNSLSAATTPTVENEQPSLVWFDRGKFYLTFEGSSRGPSPLTMGAQDTLPVAAAFTETVNAYFKGADPSKCIVKITGEMVLSFPAGITRHFANNPAPAVLTFRVLNYSRLEHVLPNPQLLCCDTTQSDTNTKEFWVNMPNLMAHLKKVSEQKPQATYYNVDMLKYQVSAQGIQSTPLNLAVSWRCDPASTDLRIDYKYNPEAMTTPVALNNVQFLVPVDGGVTKLQAVLPPAVWNAEQQRILWKIPDISQKSENGGVGSLLARFQLSEGPSTPAPLAVQFTSEGSTLSSCDIELLGAGYRFSLIKKRFAAGKYLADN; translated from the exons ATGAAAAGGAATTTATCCA atgAGGAGATTGCTCGGCCCCGGCGCTCCACACCCACCCCTGACCCTGCCAG TAAGAAACCTGGGGAGGACCCCACAGCCCTGGCCCCACTCTTTGGGCCCCCGCTGGAGTCAGCCTTTGAGGAGCAGAAACTGGATG ctgctgtagATCAGCCTGAGATCTGGGGGTCGGGCCAGCCCCTCAACCCAAGCGTAGAGTCCCCGAAGCTACCCAGACCTTTCCCAACTGGAA cacctcccccactcccccccaAAAACATCCCGGCCACGCCGCCGCGCACCGGCTCCCCTCTGACGGTGGGAATAG GAGGGgaccaggcagcagcagcagagctgacaaGTGACAAACTCCCGTCCATCAGTGACTTGGACAGCATTTTTGGCCCCGTGCCCTCCCCCAAGTCCGCTGCCGCTACCGCAGAAGCCAAGTGGGTCAATTTTTCCGATCCGTCCCCGGAATCGGCGCCTCAGGAGCCGTCGGCCCGGGAGCAAGCGGGGTCCCCGCCGGCGGTGGCAGCgccccagccctcctcctcctcctcctcttcctcctcttcctcccgcCCGCTCCCCTCGCCGCTCCGCTTGGAAGAGGTTCCCAAGAAGGTTCCCGAGCAGCCTCACCTTAAGGAGGAGAACCTGGAGCCGGTCGCCTCTCCCAAAGATTTGGGGCCGGGACAAAGagccaccccccctcccccaccgCCGCCCACCTACCGCACGGTGGTCTCCTCCCCCGGACCGGGCACCAGCGGCACGGGCAGCGCCAGCG GTTCCTCGTCCCCAGCTCGCCCTGGCACCCCTCTGGCCACCTGCAGcacccccccaccaccccctcccagGCCTCCCTCCCGGCCCAAGCTGCCTCCTGGCAAACCCACGGTCACCGATGTG tccAGACCTTTTAGCCCTCCCATCCACTCCTCCAGCCCTCCTCCAATAGCACCTTTAGCCCGGGCTGAAAGTACATCTTCCATCTCTTCCACCAACTCCCTGAGTGCAGCCACCACTCCCACTGTTG AGAATGAACAGCCTTCCCTCGTTTGGTTTGACAGaggaaagttttatttgacTTTCGAAG GCTCATCCCGGGGCCCAAGCCCCCTGACCATGGGTGCCCAGGACACCCTGCCCGTGGCTGCTGCCTTCACCGAGACCGTCAACGCGTACTTCAAAGGGGCTGACCCCAGCAA gTGTATTGTGAAGATCACAGGGGAGATGGTGCTGTCCTTCCCAGCTGGCATCACCCGACACTTTGCCAACAACCCCGCTCCGGCGGTGCTCACCTTCCGTGTGCTCAACTACAGCCGCCTGGAGCACGTCCTGCCaaacccccagctcctctgctg TGACACCACGCAGAGTGACACCAACACCAAGGAGTTCTGGGTCAACATGCCAAACCTGATGGCTCACCTCAAGAAGGTATCGGAACAGAAACCTCAAGCCACCTATTACAACGTGGATATGCTCAAATACCAG GTATCTGCCCAGGGTATTCAGTCTACTCCATTAAACCTTGCAGTGAGCTGGCGGTGTGACCCTGCAAGCACTGATCTCCGCATCGACTACAAATACAACCCCGAGGCAATGACCACACCTGTGGCTCTAAACAACGTCCAGTTCCTCGTCCCTGTGGATGGAGGAGTAACCAAACTGCAAGCTGTGCTTCCTCCTGCTGTCTG gaatGCTGAACAGCAAAGGATATTGTGGAAGATCCCTGACATCTCTCAGAAGTCAGAGAACGGAG GTGTGGGGTCTCTGCTGGCCCGATTCCAGCTCTCAGaaggacccagcaccccagcacccctggcTGTGCAGTTCACCAGTGAGGGCAGCACCCTGTCCAGCTGCGACATCGAGCTCCTGGGTGCCGGCTACCGCTTCTCCCTCATCAAGAAGAGGTTTGCAGCAG GTAAATACTTGGCTGATAACTGA
- the INSL5 gene encoding insulin-like peptide INSL5: protein MRGFQENSSPPPAPSQPCQHPAGERSGSMRGRVLVLVLLGLLVLVREGRGEGNTVRLCGRDFVRAVVFTCGGSRWKRHLSAEHPLLASNTDATESANPLPFPPQNNAYPDPWSYRHQGLETESQETHSSEEPEPERDLQGTRRTPLLAKREAAKLLTTSCCSLGCTEREISSLC from the exons agccctgccaacACCCAGCCGGGGAGCGGAGCGGCAGCATGAggggcagggtgctggtgctggtcctgctggggctcctggtgctggttcgggaaggaagaggagaggggaacACGGTGAGGCTCTGCGGGAGAGACTTTGTCCGAGCTGTGGTCTTCACCTGCGGAGGCTCCCGCTGGAAAAGGCACCTGAGTGCTGAGCACCCCCTGCTAG CTTCGAACACGGATGCGACAGAGAGCGCCAACCCCCTGCCTTTCCCACCCCAGAACAATGCTTATCCTGACCCCTGGAGCTACAGACACCAAGGGCTGGAGACTGAGAGCCAAGAAACCCACAGCTCCGAGGAGCCTGAGCCAGAGAGAGACCTGCAAGGCACCAGGAGAACCCCTCTGCTGGCAAAGCGAGAAGCAGCCAAGCTGCTGACCACCTCCTGCTGTAGCCTGGGCTGCACCGAGAGAGAGATCAGCTCCCTCTGCTAA